The nucleotide sequence AATGAGATCCAATAATTGTTGCAGTAGGGGTGGAGTGAGCCAAGAACATAAAAAGTTATTCTGTTCCCCTCAGCATAGcatgaggaaaaaagaatagaaaaagttaTTCTGGAGATGATGCAATTGCTGGGGAGAATAAAATCCTAGATGTGACTATAATGAGTAGATACAGGTAGAAATCACCAGAAAtgagaatgaggaggaggaacGGAAGTCAGGATGACAAATGGTTCACCCGTGAGGATGCTGAGGTTACCCAAGAAAAGAGCTACATTATCCATTACAGTGCTTCCAACATTCCAACTCCTGCTTCTTCTGCATTGTCTTGGCAGCAGGAATGGCACCTCTCTGCTCCAGTTCTGATTTCTAGATAAGAACAGTTCTTCCAGCCTCCCAATGGCCCCAGTCTAACAGTACTACTTAGTAGATATTGGCTTATCAATGTAGGGGGgttattattattcattctaGAGTGTTTGATCACCTCCACAGTCTTATTTATATGGCACTGGTTACCGCCTTGGTACTGCAGTAGGAAACTAGAGACCATTTTCGACTATTTCATCCTGAACTCTGAACTATTAAACGAGTTGGGAAAGAGGGAATAAGTTTCCCAAAGGGCTTATTTTAGTGTGGTTGAATGTTGATATTCAACAGCCATTGTATGCATTTTTCTGTGATGATATTTCTTAAGTGAGTGAGTGTTGGTGGTGTGGGCCCACATCCCCAAGTACTAGTCTTGGTAATAACCGTGGTGATAATCATGGAGGTTTCCAGGAAAACAAGCTACATCTGCAGCAACATGTATCCTTGGAGTTTCTAAAGCTGCATCAGTTCCTGCACAACaaagaaaaggacattttaaGCGAGCTCCGGGAAGAGGGGAAAGCCATGAATGAAGAGATGGAGCTAAATATGAACAAGCTTGAGGAGCAGGGTCTCCTAGCCAAGGACTTGTTGGAGAGCATTCAGACACGGATGGAAGAGCAGAACTCTTTCGACTTTCTCAAAGTGAGACTCCATACCAATATGATTATGGGTACACTTAGCGGGGGAAGAGGTTTGGAAAGGATACAGAAATGGCTTTTCACTGCCaaggaaataaaccaaacaaaactGCTATagtgcttttaagattttctggGAGAAAAACAGGAGACTACTTTAACTTTATGCTCAACAGAGAGCTTTACTTTCATCCTTCTAGAAAACGATAACAAAAATCTCAATAATAATaagcattaacattttaatatttttccataaagaacTTTGAagctttatttctcaaaaataaaaatgttgtagCCTGAGTTGTACCTTTGACTGGCTCTCAGCAATCATTAAATTGACTTGTCTGAAAAGCTGTTTGCCAATCTTTGCTATCTGAAGCTTCACTTCTAAAGAGGCATTGGTTACCACTTCAGCACTCAGAAGCTTAATTAGCTAGAGAAAGGAAAAGTGGCCTTAGGACTGGAATATCTACTGTGTTTTTCTTCTGAGACATTTAAAAGTATAGGTAAAAAATAGATTAACCTTAATTATTGTCTTATTAGCTTCTCTCTTGTTCCCCATAGAAGGGAACTATAGAAAATCAGAACAAGGTAAGGCCAGTTTATCCTGGGTTAGATCAGGGATGCAGATTAGAAAAGGCATATGAAGGTAAAAGAAGTTGATAGAGATGGGTTGGGGACTAACTTCACAAATTCTAGTGATGGCTAGTGTCACCAAAGAAATTTCTGGAGTTAATGAACAGGCATCTAACatctctatttctcctttcctcttctagGACATCGCAACTTTGTTGGATAGGTAAGTGTTTCCCTATGGTATTCTTAATATCCTTCCTTCAGTTCCTGGAGGATATCTAAGGATAAATGATTTATGTCCCCTCCAGGTTGGAGCAAGGAATGAAGATATTGGCACCCAGAGAGATCATCTCCAGAAAGCTGAACCTGGGCCAGTTCAAAGGTCCCATCCAGTACATGAAGTGGAGGGAAATGCAGTCCACTGTCTCTCCAGGTATCAGTATCAGTGGGTAATAACTATTCGTTCCTGGGGCTCTTAATCTGTGGAACCTCTTTTGTAGCCCTgattagttctttttctttctttcttttttttttgagacagagtcttgctttattgcccaggctagagtgagtgccatggcgtcagcctagctcacagcaacctcaaactcctgggctcaagcaatccttctgcctcaggctcccaagtagctgggactgcaggcatgtaccaccatgcctggctaattttttctatatatattagtttaccaattaatttctttctatttatagtagagacgggggtctcactcttgctcaggctggtttcgaactcctgatctcaagcaatctgcccacctcggcctctcagagtgctaggattacaggcgtgagacaccgtgcCCAGCTAAATACATAGGGTCTTTACAGGCCCTCTTGTGCTTGATGTTCATATCATAGAGTATAACCTATTAGGAGATCGTTTAGATCTTCAGTGCTTCAGAAGAAAaccaataattttaataaatgtaccTAATACGGGCATTAAGTTCTTATGttcctggccgggcacagtggctcacacctataatcctaccactctgggaagccaaagctCGAGGATTAATTGAGCTTAGGCactggagaccagcttgagcaagagtgagaccccgtgtctattaaaaaaaaaaaaaataggctgggtgcggtggctcatgcctgtaatcctagcactctaggaggccgacaCGGGAcatgggtggattgcttgaggtcaggagttcaagaccagcctgagcaagagcaagacccgtttctactataaatagaaagaaattaattggccaactaaaaatatatatacaaaaaattagccgggcatggtggtgcatgcctgtagtcccagctactcaggaggctgaggcaggaatattacttgagcccaggaatttgaggttgctgtgagcgaggctgatgccacggcactcactttagcctgggcaacagagtgagactctgtctcaaaaacaaaaaaaaaaaaaaagaaagaaataaaaaattagccaggcatggtggtgcatgcctgtagtcccaagctactcaggaggctgaggcagaaggattgcttgaacccaggagtttggggttgctgtgagctagttggatgccacagcactctagcccgggcaacagagtgagactctgtctcaaaaaaaaaacccccaaaaaacaaagatTACAAAGTATAACCCTGATTTTGTAATTATTAGATTCAACTGACATAAAATTAGCCAGATTGCTATGCAAGTTTCTAAAGTACAGATTTACATTATTTGTATTGATTCATTTAATAGAGCATAAATTACTTCAGAGTAAAGCCTGATTTTTACCCTAACTATAAAAATGTCTAGAATATAGCAACATGGATATCCAAACAATAAAAAGTGTATAAGTAATTGCTTGCCTAAGAGTATATATGTACAGGGAAATAAAGCACTGGTGTCTAAATAAATAACTGTCTTTTACTATAGGAATTTGCATTCACCCCCTTTTCTCCCATGCCCTACTTTCTCTTACTTTCTTACTAGGCTTATCTCCACTAACTCTGGACCCTAAAACAGCTCACCCAAATTTGGTGCTCTCTAAAAACCGAACCAGTGTGTGGCATGGTGACGTTAAGCAGGTACTGCCCGATGATCCAGAGAGGTTTGACTCAAGTGTGGCTGTGCTGGGCTCAAAAGGATTCACATCTGGAAAGTGGTATTGGGAAGTAGAAGTAGCAAAGAAGACAAAATGGACCCTCGGAGTTGTCAGAGAATCCATCATTCGAAAGGGCAGCTCTCCTCTAACTCCTGAGCAAGGATTCTGGCTTTTAAGACTAAGGAACCAAACTGATTTAAAGGCTCTGGATTTGCCTTCTTGTAGTCTGAAACTGATGGACAAACTCAACAGGGTGGGCATATACTTGGATTACGAAGGAGGGCAAGTGTCCTTCTACAATGCTAAAACCATGATCCACATTTATACCTTCATTAGCACTTTCACGGAGAAACTTTATCCCTACTTCTGCCCCTGTCTTAACGATGGTGGAGAGAATAAAGAACCACTGCACATCTTACAGTCATAGTAATTAGTATACTATTGTATAAATTCAGAGTGATATTAAAGCGGTATTGAAATAGTTTACCAGTCTCACTGGATTCTCTTCCCAATTTATGGGAACTCTGGAATAATGAAGAGAGGATTCATAAATCAAATTCCATTCTCAGTATCCTAAATGGATTTTGCTGGAGCCTTTCAAGGTTTCATTCTACTTTCCTGGGGTCTTCTATGACAGAAGAGCCATTCTCCTGAGAGTGATCATCATGGTCTCATTATAGTATTGTTACTGGAGTGAACTACAGCTTGAGTTTGTGATACTTAGGGACCCTTTTCAAATGTGCCCAGAAATCCTATCATGCTGTCATTATTCTCCAGCATAGTAACTCTTAGTAGATGAA is from Microcebus murinus isolate Inina chromosome 6, M.murinus_Inina_mat1.0, whole genome shotgun sequence and encodes:
- the TRIM69 gene encoding E3 ubiquitin-protein ligase TRIM69 isoform X1 yields the protein MNDTIIQLPSKAAIQDITMELHCPLCHDWFRDPLMLSCGHNFCQACIQNFWKQQTKETFCPECKMLCQYSNCTFNLVLEKLVEKIKKLPLLKGHPQCPEHGENLKLFSKPDGKLICFQCKDARLPEGHSKEFLQISDAVRFFMEHLTIQQDQLETILRELQSLKNMQKDIIADFKENKLHLQQHVSLEFLKLHQFLHNKEKDILSELREEGKAMNEEMELNMNKLEEQGLLAKDLLESIQTRMEEQNSFDFLKDIATLLDRLEQGMKILAPREIISRKLNLGQFKGPIQYMKWREMQSTVSPGLSPLTLDPKTAHPNLVLSKNRTSVWHGDVKQVLPDDPERFDSSVAVLGSKGFTSGKWYWEVEVAKKTKWTLGVVRESIIRKGSSPLTPEQGFWLLRLRNQTDLKALDLPSCSLKLMDKLNRVGIYLDYEGGQVSFYNAKTMIHIYTFISTFTEKLYPYFCPCLNDGGENKEPLHILQS
- the TRIM69 gene encoding E3 ubiquitin-protein ligase TRIM69 isoform X2, producing the protein MNDTIIQLPSKAAIQDITMELHCPLCHDWFRDPLMLSCGHNFCQACIQNFWKQQTKETFCPECKMLCQYSNCTFNLVLEKLVEKIKKLPLLKGHPQCPEHGENLKLFSKPDGKLICFQCKDARLPEGHSKEFLQISDAVRFFMEHLTIQQDQLETILRELQSLKNMQKDIIADFKDIATLLDRLEQGMKILAPREIISRKLNLGQFKGPIQYMKWREMQSTVSPGLSPLTLDPKTAHPNLVLSKNRTSVWHGDVKQVLPDDPERFDSSVAVLGSKGFTSGKWYWEVEVAKKTKWTLGVVRESIIRKGSSPLTPEQGFWLLRLRNQTDLKALDLPSCSLKLMDKLNRVGIYLDYEGGQVSFYNAKTMIHIYTFISTFTEKLYPYFCPCLNDGGENKEPLHILQS